One bacterium DNA segment encodes these proteins:
- a CDS encoding cyclic nucleotide-binding domain-containing protein has product METLEPILAEHPFIKGLKPEHIQLMVGCSRNVKFDAGEFILREGYEANEFYIIRHGQVNLEIHSPKRHAVTIHTVREGDILGWSWLFPPYLWHFDARAMELTRAIALDAKCLRTKCEKDPSLGYELAKRLAHVIEHRLQGATLQLLDLYSSTD; this is encoded by the coding sequence ATGGAAACACTTGAACCGATTCTTGCCGAGCACCCGTTTATTAAGGGACTCAAGCCGGAACACATCCAACTGATGGTAGGTTGCTCACGCAATGTGAAGTTCGATGCCGGCGAATTTATCCTGCGCGAAGGCTACGAAGCGAACGAGTTCTACATCATTCGTCATGGACAAGTGAATCTGGAAATTCACAGTCCCAAGCGGCACGCAGTAACGATTCATACAGTTCGTGAAGGTGATATCTTGGGCTGGTCCTGGTTATTCCCGCCCTATCTCTGGCATTTTGATGCCCGTGCGATGGAGCTAACTCGTGCGATCGCGCTTGACGCCAAGTGTCTGCGTACGAAATGCGAAAAAGATCCAAGTCTCGGCTATGAGTTGGCCAAGCGGCTGGCGCACGTTATCGAGCATCGGCTGCAAGGCGCGACACTGCAGTTGTTGGATTTATATAGCAGCACCGACTGA
- the hypF gene encoding carbamoyltransferase HypF, with protein MKERRTNSIAAAHRLLIRVSGAVQGVGFRPFVYRLARDLDLTGFVANNSQGVTIEIEGERSVLEEFNRRFRRETPPRAVINELSEQFIQPLGSGEFVIAHSDQVGSKTTLVLPDIATCDECLSEIFDPQDRRYLYPFTNCTNCGPRYSIIASLPYDRANTTMNIFTMCEKCSAEYSDPANRRFHAQPNACPTCGPSLELWDSDGKTTATGQDVVDEAIKIIRNGKIFALKGLGGFQLLIDAANSDAVRELRIRKRRSNKPFALMYPSIDMVKQDCELTQLEINLLSSPESPIVICRRRSSVREIAAEVAPGNPYLGVMLPYTPLHHILMRQFNRPVVATSGNLSEEPLCIDEREALLRLKGIADCFLVHNRPIRRHVDDSVVRVMAGRAQVIRRARGYAPLPIVLNQELPESVAVGGHFKNAVAIGKGRHIFVSQHIGDLESLESNAAFKESLRDLADLYELEPTYIGHDLHPDYSSTLHAATLSGQKVSVQHHYAHVLSCMADNNIDAPVLGVSWDGTGLGLDRTIWGGEFLAVDAVSFERVAYFRPLALPGGDIAAKEPRRSAAGVLYEICRDSMGDWRKLLPKNSFNDNESEIVWRMLSQSLNAPRTSSVGRLFDAVAAILGFSHKCSFEGEAAMMLEFAIGDEDTTAYYEFELKELLAGYEIDWRPMIVAILEDHKSGVNASLISARFHNTLAEIIVAIAYRNRLKRVVLTGGCFQNKYLLEHSISRLRSSGFTPYWHRQVPTNDGGIAVGQIVAVARSVER; from the coding sequence ATGAAGGAACGCCGAACGAACTCAATAGCTGCAGCCCATCGTTTGCTTATTAGGGTGTCGGGCGCTGTTCAAGGTGTCGGCTTTCGCCCATTTGTCTATCGACTCGCCCGCGATTTAGATTTGACGGGGTTTGTTGCAAACAATTCGCAGGGAGTAACTATTGAGATAGAAGGCGAGAGAAGCGTACTTGAAGAATTCAATCGACGATTCAGAAGAGAAACTCCTCCCCGCGCTGTTATCAATGAACTCTCGGAGCAATTCATTCAGCCGCTGGGTAGCGGTGAGTTCGTGATTGCACACTCCGATCAAGTCGGCAGCAAGACGACACTTGTTCTGCCTGATATCGCGACTTGTGATGAGTGTCTAAGCGAGATTTTCGATCCGCAAGATCGCCGCTATCTATATCCGTTTACGAACTGCACCAATTGCGGACCACGGTATTCGATAATTGCCTCTCTTCCTTATGACCGCGCCAACACAACGATGAACATTTTCACGATGTGCGAGAAATGCTCGGCGGAATACTCTGATCCTGCCAATCGCCGGTTTCATGCACAGCCAAACGCTTGCCCGACATGCGGTCCAAGCCTCGAACTTTGGGACAGCGATGGCAAGACGACTGCAACGGGACAAGACGTTGTCGATGAAGCGATCAAAATAATTCGCAATGGAAAGATCTTTGCACTCAAGGGGCTCGGCGGATTTCAACTGCTGATCGATGCCGCAAACTCCGACGCAGTTCGTGAATTGCGAATCAGAAAGCGACGCAGCAACAAGCCGTTTGCGTTGATGTATCCTTCAATCGATATGGTCAAGCAGGATTGCGAACTGACTCAGTTGGAAATCAATCTACTCAGCAGTCCGGAATCGCCAATCGTGATTTGCCGTAGACGCAGCTCCGTTCGCGAAATCGCTGCCGAAGTTGCGCCCGGCAATCCCTATCTCGGCGTGATGCTGCCATACACGCCATTACATCACATACTGATGCGGCAGTTTAATCGTCCGGTTGTGGCGACCAGCGGCAATCTGTCGGAAGAACCGCTGTGCATCGATGAACGCGAAGCGCTGCTTCGACTCAAGGGAATCGCCGATTGCTTTCTGGTACATAATCGACCGATTCGCCGCCATGTCGATGACTCAGTAGTGCGCGTAATGGCTGGGCGAGCGCAGGTGATTCGTCGTGCTCGAGGCTATGCACCGCTTCCAATCGTGCTCAATCAGGAATTGCCCGAGTCTGTCGCTGTCGGTGGTCACTTCAAGAACGCAGTTGCGATTGGCAAAGGACGACACATTTTCGTCAGCCAGCATATTGGCGATCTTGAGTCTCTCGAATCAAATGCGGCTTTCAAAGAGTCCCTGCGTGATCTTGCTGATCTCTATGAATTGGAGCCAACATACATTGGTCACGACCTGCATCCTGATTATTCATCTACTTTGCATGCAGCAACTCTCTCAGGGCAAAAGGTAAGCGTCCAGCACCACTATGCCCATGTGCTTAGTTGCATGGCCGACAACAATATCGATGCCCCAGTATTGGGAGTATCGTGGGATGGCACCGGTCTTGGCTTGGATCGGACAATCTGGGGAGGGGAATTTCTTGCCGTAGACGCTGTTTCATTTGAGCGCGTCGCCTACTTCAGGCCGTTAGCACTTCCGGGCGGTGACATTGCCGCCAAGGAACCAAGGCGATCGGCGGCTGGTGTTCTGTATGAGATCTGCCGCGACTCGATGGGAGATTGGCGCAAATTGCTTCCGAAGAATTCCTTCAACGACAACGAATCAGAAATCGTCTGGCGGATGTTGAGCCAGAGCCTCAATGCGCCGCGGACTTCGAGTGTCGGGAGGCTGTTTGATGCCGTCGCGGCGATACTCGGATTCTCGCACAAGTGCAGTTTCGAGGGCGAGGCCGCGATGATGCTGGAATTTGCTATCGGCGATGAAGACACTACGGCATATTATGAATTCGAACTGAAGGAGCTTCTTGCCGGATATGAGATTGACTGGCGTCCAATGATCGTTGCTATTCTTGAAGATCACAAGTCCGGGGTGAATGCATCTTTGATCTCTGCGAGATTCCACAACACTTTGGCCGAGATCATTGTGGCGATAGCATATAGAAACCGATTGAAGCGTGTTGTGTTAACCGGCGGCTGCTTTCAGAACAAGTACTTGCTCGAGCACTCGATATCACGGCTTCGGTCGAGCGGATTTACACCTTACTGGCACCGACAGGTTCCAACCAATGACGGCGGTATTGCCGTCGGCCAAATCGTCGCTGTTGCGCGAAGCGTGGAAAGGTAG
- a CDS encoding oxidoreductase: protein MTSRPKPKVAVWKFASCDGCQLSLLDCEDELLSVLGEIELSYFPEATRMVVKGPYDISLVEGSITSSHDAERIHKVRRASKKLVTIGACATAGGIQALRNFADVKDFTSIVYASPQYIETLSHSTPIQNHVFVDFELRGCPISKSQLLEVVSAFLHGRKPVTPPHAVCLACKLNGTACVMVAHGTPCLGPVTHTGCGAICPAFHRGCYGCFGPKETPNTSSLSCQWEKLGVDSGTLMRAFRSFNAYAEPFRKESEAHERK from the coding sequence ATGACATCGCGTCCCAAACCAAAGGTAGCAGTCTGGAAATTCGCCTCCTGCGATGGTTGCCAGTTGAGTCTGCTCGACTGCGAAGATGAGTTGTTGTCCGTCCTTGGCGAGATTGAGTTATCTTATTTTCCGGAAGCGACACGAATGGTCGTTAAAGGACCTTACGATATCTCTCTGGTCGAAGGGTCGATAACCTCCTCGCATGACGCGGAGCGCATCCACAAAGTGCGACGTGCTTCCAAGAAGCTGGTTACTATCGGAGCGTGCGCAACTGCCGGAGGAATTCAGGCGCTGCGCAATTTTGCCGATGTGAAGGACTTCACTTCGATAGTGTATGCTTCACCGCAATACATTGAAACACTGAGCCACTCGACGCCGATCCAGAATCATGTTTTTGTAGATTTCGAATTGCGCGGTTGTCCAATCAGCAAGTCGCAGTTGCTCGAAGTCGTCAGCGCGTTTCTACATGGACGCAAGCCGGTGACTCCGCCGCATGCCGTTTGTCTTGCCTGCAAGCTAAATGGTACGGCTTGCGTGATGGTGGCACACGGCACACCATGTCTCGGTCCGGTAACTCACACCGGTTGCGGCGCCATTTGCCCGGCGTTCCATCGCGGCTGTTACGGCTGCTTTGGACCGAAGGAAACTCCCAATACCTCTTCGCTTAGCTGTCAATGGGAGAAACTCGGCGTCGATAGCGGCACTTTGATGCGCGCTTTCCGAAGTTTCAATGCCTATGCCGAGCCATTCCGAAAGGAGAGTGAAGCCCATGAAAGGAAGTAG
- a CDS encoding hydrogenase maturation protease yields the protein MVKRLLIGIGNPFRRDDGVGIHIVEKMRTLLPQGIDVLTQSGEGATLMQSWLDADQIVVVDAVRSQSTPGKIHEIDASTHRVPSEFFHYSSHAFGVAEAIELSRVLNQLPRRVDVIGIEGKDFSEGIGLTAEVDAAAEQAITKISSLLGEMC from the coding sequence ATTGTGAAGCGTCTGTTAATTGGAATAGGCAATCCATTTCGTCGCGATGATGGCGTCGGAATTCACATTGTCGAGAAGATGCGTACCCTGCTTCCGCAAGGCATCGATGTTCTCACACAGTCGGGCGAGGGCGCAACATTGATGCAAAGTTGGCTGGACGCTGATCAGATCGTAGTCGTTGATGCAGTTCGCTCTCAATCAACACCGGGCAAGATTCACGAGATTGACGCTTCGACGCACCGCGTGCCGTCAGAATTCTTCCACTACTCTTCGCATGCTTTTGGAGTCGCCGAGGCGATTGAATTGTCGCGCGTTTTGAATCAGCTCCCGCGTCGGGTTGATGTCATCGGAATCGAAGGCAAAGACTTCTCTGAAGGGATTGGCTTGACAGCTGAAGTTGACGCCGCAGCTGAGCAAGCGATAACTAAGATCAGTTCCCTCCTCGGAGAAATGTGCTGA
- a CDS encoding HypC/HybG/HupF family hydrogenase formation chaperone, producing the protein MCLAIPGKVTSIEGDDPIMKTGRIDFGGVIREVNLCYVPEVKIGDYVVVHVGFALSIVDEDEANKVFEYLRQIGEIELPDESEE; encoded by the coding sequence ATGTGTCTGGCAATTCCCGGTAAGGTAACTTCCATCGAGGGCGACGACCCGATCATGAAGACCGGACGCATCGATTTCGGCGGTGTGATCCGCGAAGTGAACCTCTGCTACGTTCCCGAAGTCAAAATCGGCGATTACGTTGTCGTGCATGTCGGATTTGCTTTGAGCATTGTCGATGAAGACGAAGCCAACAAAGTATTCGAGTATCTTCGCCAAATCGGTGAAATCGAACTCCCGGATGAGTCTGAAGAATGA
- a CDS encoding 4Fe-4S dicluster domain-containing protein, which produces MSASESLEKSKFVLRVDQLQSLIDSLRTRGYRTVGPVIRDCSVIYDEIEHAEQLPLGVADEQEAGFYRVKKRKEAGYFTYVVGAQSWKKYLIPPRYTLWKAAQENGEMKLLADEPTEIPRYAFFGVRPCEIAAIAIQDRVYQDGPYVENLYKERRSAIAVIAVNCAHPGGTCFCVSMNTGPEVNSGFDLALTELQDSARHIFVATTGSPLGVDIVKSLKLDAATPADVADEASVIKRASAKMGRKIDTSHIKELLQRNDEHPRWTDVGNRCMNCSNCTMVCPTCFCMTVEDTTDITGKTAERTRRWDSCFTIEFSHIHGGAVRTSASARYRHWMTHKLASWQDQFGVSGCVGCGRCITWCPVGIDITEEAAAIRASSRGE; this is translated from the coding sequence ATGAGTGCTTCCGAATCTTTAGAAAAGTCAAAGTTTGTACTGCGAGTCGATCAACTTCAAAGCTTGATTGATTCACTTCGTACGCGCGGTTACCGAACTGTCGGGCCGGTTATCCGCGACTGCTCCGTCATTTATGACGAAATCGAGCATGCCGAACAATTGCCGCTTGGCGTTGCTGATGAGCAGGAAGCCGGATTCTATCGCGTAAAGAAGCGCAAAGAGGCCGGCTACTTCACGTACGTAGTAGGTGCACAAAGTTGGAAAAAGTACCTAATTCCTCCACGCTACACTCTTTGGAAGGCGGCGCAGGAAAACGGTGAAATGAAATTGCTCGCCGATGAACCGACGGAAATACCGCGCTATGCATTCTTCGGTGTTCGCCCCTGTGAAATTGCGGCAATCGCAATTCAGGATCGCGTCTATCAAGACGGGCCTTACGTCGAGAATCTCTACAAAGAGCGACGCAGCGCGATTGCGGTGATAGCCGTGAATTGTGCTCATCCCGGCGGCACTTGTTTCTGTGTTTCGATGAACACTGGTCCGGAAGTAAATTCCGGATTTGATTTGGCGCTAACTGAGCTTCAAGATTCCGCGCGACACATCTTTGTCGCAACTACCGGTTCTCCACTTGGTGTTGATATTGTCAAATCCCTCAAGCTTGATGCGGCAACTCCGGCGGACGTAGCTGATGAAGCTTCCGTGATTAAGCGCGCATCCGCCAAGATGGGACGCAAGATCGACACTAGTCACATCAAGGAATTGCTTCAGCGCAATGACGAACATCCGCGTTGGACCGATGTCGGCAATCGCTGCATGAACTGCTCCAATTGCACCATGGTTTGCCCGACTTGTTTCTGCATGACCGTCGAGGATACTACTGACATCACCGGCAAGACTGCCGAACGCACGCGTCGATGGGATTCTTGCTTTACAATCGAGTTCTCGCACATCCATGGCGGCGCAGTCCGCACATCCGCGTCGGCACGCTATCGCCATTGGATGACTCATAAATTGGCTTCGTGGCAGGACCAGTTCGGTGTTTCCGGCTGTGTCGGCTGCGGCCGTTGTATTACCTGGTGCCCGGTCGGGATTGACATTACCGAAGAAGCTGCGGCAATTCGGGCGTCATCTCGAGGAGAATGA
- a CDS encoding Ni/Fe hydrogenase subunit alpha gives MKGSRTIKVDYLARVEGEGSLLVKITDDRVTDLKFKIFEPPRFFEAFLRGRDFREAPDIAARICGICPIAYQMSAVHAMEDICGVNIEGQLRELRRLIYCGEWIESHVLHVYMLHAPDFLGYEDAIQMAKDFPDAVKTALALKKIGNDLMTLVGGREIHPINVRVGGFYRAPEKSEFAAITERLKWAHDAAVGMIKLVSTFEFPEFEREYEFVSLRHPNEYPLNEGRLVSNHGLDIAVREYEQHFAEEHVRHSNALHSVMKGRGPYFVGPLARYNLNFDRLSPEIQQAAREAGLESTCYNPFKSIIVRSVETLYAINEALRIIENYEKPERPFIHVAPKAGTGCGCSEAPRGICFHRYKIDDHGIILDAKIVPPTSQNQKTIEEDLRQFVPRFIDLNDEKLTWQCEQAVRNYDPCISCATHFLKLKVERS, from the coding sequence ATGAAAGGAAGTAGAACCATCAAGGTCGACTACCTTGCGCGCGTCGAAGGCGAAGGCTCGTTGTTAGTGAAAATTACCGACGATCGGGTGACCGATCTGAAGTTCAAGATATTCGAACCGCCACGGTTTTTTGAAGCATTCCTGCGCGGACGCGACTTCCGTGAAGCTCCCGATATTGCGGCACGCATTTGCGGAATTTGTCCGATTGCTTACCAAATGAGCGCCGTTCACGCGATGGAAGACATCTGCGGAGTCAACATCGAAGGCCAATTGCGTGAACTGCGCCGTCTCATCTATTGCGGTGAGTGGATTGAAAGCCACGTCCTGCATGTTTATATGCTCCATGCGCCGGATTTCCTCGGATATGAAGACGCAATCCAGATGGCAAAGGACTTTCCCGATGCCGTCAAGACTGCACTTGCTCTGAAGAAAATCGGCAACGACCTGATGACTTTGGTCGGCGGCCGCGAGATCCACCCGATCAATGTCCGCGTCGGTGGATTCTACCGCGCCCCGGAGAAATCTGAATTCGCGGCAATTACCGAACGACTTAAGTGGGCACACGACGCCGCAGTCGGAATGATCAAGCTGGTATCAACTTTCGAATTCCCGGAATTTGAGCGGGAATACGAATTCGTTTCATTGCGCCATCCGAATGAGTATCCGCTTAACGAAGGACGGCTGGTTTCCAATCACGGATTAGACATTGCCGTTCGCGAATACGAACAGCATTTCGCCGAGGAACATGTACGTCACTCCAATGCTTTGCATTCGGTGATGAAGGGTCGTGGACCCTATTTCGTTGGTCCATTGGCGCGCTACAACCTCAATTTTGATCGTCTTAGCCCGGAGATTCAACAGGCTGCCCGCGAGGCCGGTCTTGAGTCGACGTGCTACAATCCGTTTAAATCGATCATCGTTCGTTCGGTCGAGACTTTGTACGCGATTAACGAAGCGCTGCGAATAATCGAAAACTATGAGAAGCCGGAACGGCCGTTCATTCACGTTGCGCCCAAAGCCGGAACCGGATGCGGATGCAGTGAAGCTCCACGCGGTATTTGTTTTCATAGATACAAGATTGACGATCACGGCATCATTCTGGATGCAAAGATTGTACCGCCGACCTCTCAGAATCAGAAGACGATCGAAGAGGATCTACGGCAGTTTGTGCCGAGATTCATTGACCTCAATGATGAAAAGCTGACCTGGCAGTGCGAGCAGGCAGTCCGCAACTACGACCCCTGTATCTCATGTGCCACGCACTTTCTTAAACTGAAAGTCGAACGAAGCTGA
- a CDS encoding dockerin type I repeat-containing protein, translating to MAVSPDLGVAGDGRGFGVWHVVASGGTLAGIDFSCAAAAYASSTVYPDSSAIFTASSETSNYIWPRIAVDREADGDWFAHVVSHESPIVAASDLTGYQSLIYNRSQANSHQPVAAATGAFIDSVSGITATVIAHPDQADQRVAIVYTRPRHWVSAPDTSGINDNVVYRESTNLGVTWGPITTIYNFANTPDPMFNLGFERGYETSGLYAADGCLHVLFQSRWASDTLGNSVYYFPGRIRHWDKCSNISSIVTEGSDATASCLAQSGTVTKVTLSECQGKLYAIFSKQLNVTDANNVEVYRDCSTGGYANYDLFAKASSTAGLTWGPDSNLTNTRAAGPSYNCAAGACRSEINLGSIEHVTDSLRILYLEDRDAGINVQTQGAATDNPIKAMSLGCSNMVTFQSLSAAPSEVRYPFHTAPAGIKDTAVLLTNLGNIPSPHTSAISYISGSGWLAFGGTQGPVPAGTVPVGSPNTENIGLRATGPGAQGLYQATVTFTYDSGTKVINVPVDLYNFTNFYLPVDQAIRTSCNRMNVNQASEIADNVDGSRFSYFSDATDYLYDGFLILGNSATNLTYSTFGGAGSAGLPTVSNPYGFLYAASPTTTYDSTTFANYRYASGQGYNRDSTIQFRSDYYAPKNPGTCNFYALVFTLKKGPNGPAGTINNLTVGYYADWDIPADTGSDNRGGGDATRSMVFQAGSDFESPLNNEIRYGALGGVRDDGNPVVGGFVVSNPIYIYPEVGWENDSLWNKMEALTVGSFTAAAAHQWPSGAVEDLSMTLVLARDQVINGATSDSLKFAVIVAGVQAGVASNTTALNTVVDGGYDFLCDNNLITCANCLCGDANNSGGFSISDAVFIIAHIFGGGPAPAQPCLGDANGSGGISISDAVYLIAHIFGGGPAPFCP from the coding sequence GTGGCGGTTTCCCCGGATCTCGGTGTTGCCGGCGACGGACGTGGTTTTGGTGTTTGGCACGTAGTTGCTAGCGGCGGTACCCTTGCCGGTATCGACTTTAGCTGCGCTGCTGCCGCCTATGCATCATCAACCGTCTATCCGGATTCATCGGCTATCTTCACAGCTAGCTCGGAAACCAGTAACTACATCTGGCCGCGTATCGCTGTCGACCGTGAAGCTGATGGCGATTGGTTCGCCCATGTCGTCTCTCACGAGTCGCCGATTGTCGCTGCGTCAGACTTGACTGGTTATCAGTCTCTCATCTACAATCGCTCACAGGCTAACAGCCACCAGCCGGTTGCCGCTGCAACTGGTGCATTCATTGACTCAGTATCAGGCATCACGGCTACCGTGATTGCTCATCCGGATCAGGCTGACCAGCGCGTCGCTATCGTCTACACCAGACCGCGTCACTGGGTTTCCGCTCCGGATACTTCCGGTATCAACGACAACGTCGTATATCGCGAGTCAACGAACCTGGGCGTAACCTGGGGTCCGATTACCACGATTTACAACTTTGCCAACACTCCGGATCCGATGTTCAACCTTGGATTTGAGCGCGGCTATGAGACCTCCGGTCTTTATGCCGCCGACGGTTGCTTGCATGTTCTGTTCCAGAGCCGCTGGGCATCAGACACGCTCGGCAATTCGGTTTACTACTTCCCGGGCAGAATTCGTCACTGGGACAAGTGCTCCAATATTTCATCGATCGTTACCGAAGGTTCCGATGCTACTGCTTCCTGTCTCGCACAGAGCGGCACCGTTACAAAGGTCACGCTTTCTGAATGCCAGGGCAAACTCTATGCAATCTTCTCGAAGCAGCTTAACGTGACTGACGCGAACAACGTTGAAGTCTATCGCGACTGCTCGACGGGCGGATATGCTAACTATGACCTGTTCGCCAAGGCATCTTCGACCGCCGGTTTGACTTGGGGTCCTGACTCCAACCTTACCAACACCAGAGCGGCTGGACCGTCCTACAATTGCGCCGCTGGCGCTTGCCGTTCGGAAATCAACCTTGGTTCGATTGAGCATGTTACCGATTCGCTTCGCATCCTCTACCTTGAGGACCGCGATGCCGGTATCAACGTTCAGACTCAAGGTGCTGCCACCGACAACCCGATCAAGGCGATGTCGCTTGGTTGCTCCAACATGGTGACCTTCCAGTCACTCTCAGCAGCCCCGTCCGAAGTTCGCTATCCGTTCCACACGGCTCCGGCTGGCATCAAGGACACTGCTGTTCTCTTGACCAACCTTGGCAACATTCCGTCGCCGCACACGTCAGCGATCAGCTACATCAGTGGCTCTGGTTGGTTGGCATTCGGCGGTACGCAGGGTCCGGTTCCGGCTGGAACAGTCCCAGTCGGTTCGCCGAACACTGAAAACATTGGTCTTCGTGCAACTGGTCCGGGAGCTCAGGGTCTCTACCAGGCAACCGTGACCTTCACGTACGATTCCGGCACAAAGGTTATCAATGTTCCGGTCGATCTGTATAACTTCACGAACTTCTACTTGCCGGTGGATCAAGCGATTCGCACCTCCTGCAATAGAATGAATGTCAACCAGGCTTCTGAAATCGCCGACAACGTTGACGGCAGCAGATTCAGCTATTTCTCTGATGCTACCGACTACCTGTATGACGGTTTCCTTATTCTTGGTAACAGTGCCACCAACTTGACCTACTCGACATTTGGTGGTGCCGGTTCTGCTGGTCTTCCGACCGTCAGCAACCCGTACGGATTCCTGTATGCCGCGAGCCCGACCACGACCTATGATTCGACGACGTTTGCTAACTACAGATACGCGTCAGGTCAAGGTTACAACCGCGACTCAACCATTCAGTTCAGATCCGATTACTATGCCCCGAAGAATCCGGGCACTTGCAATTTCTACGCTCTCGTCTTCACCTTGAAGAAGGGCCCGAATGGTCCGGCCGGTACGATCAACAATCTTACCGTCGGTTACTATGCTGACTGGGATATCCCGGCAGACACAGGTTCCGACAACCGTGGCGGCGGCGACGCTACCCGTTCGATGGTCTTCCAGGCTGGTTCAGACTTCGAATCTCCGCTTAACAACGAAATCCGCTATGGCGCCCTCGGTGGCGTTCGTGACGACGGCAACCCGGTCGTCGGCGGTTTCGTAGTCTCCAACCCGATCTACATCTATCCTGAAGTAGGTTGGGAGAATGACTCACTGTGGAACAAGATGGAAGCTCTGACCGTTGGTTCATTCACTGCCGCGGCTGCCCACCAGTGGCCGTCAGGTGCTGTGGAAGACTTGAGCATGACTCTCGTTCTCGCACGCGACCAAGTCATCAATGGCGCCACCAGCGATTCGCTTAAGTTCGCAGTGATTGTTGCTGGTGTTCAGGCTGGTGTTGCGAGCAATACAACTGCTCTTAATACCGTAGTGGATGGCGGTTACGACTTCCTTTGCGACAACAATCTCATCACTTGCGCAAACTGTCTCTGCGGTGACGCCAACAATAGCGGCGGCTTCAGCATCTCTGACGCCGTGTTCATTATCGCCCACATCTTTGGTGGTGGCCCAGCCCCGGCTCAGCCGTGTCTTGGCGACGCCAACGGTAGCGGCGGTATCAGCATTTCTGACGCCGTGTACTTGATCGCCCACATCTTCGGCGGTGGTCCGGCTCCGTTCTGCCCGTAA
- a CDS encoding FAD/NAD(P)-binding protein produces the protein MKTTEAGPMVPTMARVNRIRKETHDTFTLELHPAYGQEVHNFAAGQFNMIYIFGFGEVAISISGDPTNPKPLIHTTRAVGNVTKAMAKLKAGDMIGIRGPFGTAWPVNHAEGNDIVLVAGGIGLAPLRPVIYEILANRRKYGKLILLYGTRTPNDILYRKELESWRSRLDMEVYVTVDRAAANWQGNVGVVTTLIPKAGFDPQQTTAMICGPEIMMRYVALELQKRGVPMSSVFASMERNMKCGVGLCGHCQMGPTFICKDGPVYPYDKIRELLLKREI, from the coding sequence ATGAAGACGACAGAAGCCGGCCCGATGGTGCCAACCATGGCGCGAGTCAATCGGATCCGGAAAGAAACACACGATACATTTACTCTTGAGTTGCACCCGGCGTATGGGCAGGAAGTCCACAACTTTGCCGCCGGACAATTCAATATGATTTACATTTTTGGATTTGGCGAAGTAGCTATTTCGATCTCCGGCGACCCGACGAATCCCAAGCCGCTGATCCACACGACGCGTGCGGTGGGAAACGTCACTAAAGCAATGGCGAAACTGAAGGCCGGCGACATGATCGGAATCCGCGGGCCCTTTGGCACCGCCTGGCCGGTGAATCACGCCGAAGGTAACGACATCGTGCTGGTTGCCGGCGGCATCGGACTGGCGCCGCTGCGCCCCGTAATCTATGAGATTCTCGCTAACCGCCGCAAGTACGGGAAGTTGATCTTACTGTACGGAACACGCACTCCGAACGACATCCTCTACCGCAAGGAGCTGGAAAGCTGGCGCTCGCGTCTAGATATGGAAGTCTATGTCACAGTGGATCGTGCTGCTGCAAATTGGCAGGGAAACGTCGGTGTCGTTACAACACTGATTCCTAAAGCTGGATTTGATCCGCAGCAGACGACGGCAATGATTTGCGGTCCCGAAATCATGATGCGCTACGTGGCGCTGGAGCTGCAAAAACGCGGTGTGCCGATGAGCAGCGTGTTTGCCTCGATGGAAAGAAACATGAAGTGCGGTGTTGGGTTGTGCGGTCACTGTCAGATGGGACCAACATTCATTTGCAAGGATGGTCCGGTTTATCCCTATGACAAGATTCGCGAACTGCTGCTGAAGAGGGAGATATAG